One genomic region from Egicoccus sp. AB-alg6-2 encodes:
- a CDS encoding xanthine dehydrogenase family protein molybdopterin-binding subunit: MATAPGTAPHRLEDDRLVHGRGRFVPDLRPPGLLHAAFVRSYLPHARIVEVDRSDAQGMTGVAGVFTADDLDLPPIPGATGRGPEVAMPREILARERVRYVGEPIALVVAEDRYTAADAAEMWVELDELPVVADPVAALEDASVLHPGHGSNLVSSSVVGVEDPADGPAGPVSVTVRVDNQRLAPAPIEPLGILCEPGEDGRLTVWCGHQAPHRLQRQLAGLLGLDAARIRVVVPDVGGAFGMKGMLFPEYVAVAAAALRLDRPVRWVENRTEHFLGGTHGRGLHHTVTLSGDPDGRVRRARVEIVADLGAYPHNGSQVPLFARFVAGGLYDLPDLSVTTRMVVTNRAPTGSYRGAGRPEAAYAIERAMEAYARACGLDPAEVRRRNLVAPDRMPYRAATGALYDSGDYPAALDLALRLADYDAVRAEQAQRRARGDHGLGIGIGAFVERAGGAIGSDEYARVELADDGHVVVRTGTCATGQGHRTVWSQLTSAVLGVAADTVEVVAGDTDAVADGIGSFASRSAQVGGSAIHLAAGRLRDRLRDLAAEHLEVDPADLQFRDGEVAVTGAPQVAVTLADLGRLAAEHGVAVHEEERFDPQAQTFPYGVHVAVVEVDGATGRVEIRKLVAVDDCGNVLHPEIVEGQVVGSLMQGIAQALYEGLQYEDGQLRTTTFAEYHVPTAMEAPPIVSDRLVSPAPSNPLGVKGSGESGCIGAPPAIVNAVLDALEPLGVDDLQMPLTARTVWSAIQRARRS, encoded by the coding sequence CCCCCACGCCCGGATCGTCGAGGTGGACCGCTCCGACGCACAGGGGATGACCGGCGTCGCGGGGGTGTTCACCGCCGACGACCTCGACCTGCCGCCGATTCCCGGTGCGACCGGCCGTGGTCCCGAGGTCGCGATGCCCCGGGAGATCCTGGCGCGCGAGCGGGTGCGCTATGTCGGCGAACCGATCGCGCTGGTGGTCGCCGAGGACCGCTACACCGCGGCCGACGCCGCCGAGATGTGGGTCGAGCTCGACGAACTGCCGGTCGTTGCCGACCCGGTCGCCGCGCTCGAGGACGCCTCCGTGCTGCATCCCGGGCACGGCTCGAATCTCGTCTCGTCCTCGGTGGTCGGGGTCGAGGACCCGGCCGACGGTCCCGCCGGTCCGGTCAGCGTCACCGTCCGCGTCGACAACCAGCGGCTGGCGCCCGCGCCGATCGAGCCGCTGGGCATCCTGTGCGAACCCGGCGAGGACGGCCGGCTGACCGTGTGGTGCGGGCACCAGGCGCCGCACCGCCTCCAACGGCAGCTCGCCGGGCTGCTCGGCCTCGATGCGGCCCGCATCCGGGTCGTCGTGCCCGACGTCGGCGGCGCGTTCGGCATGAAGGGGATGCTGTTCCCCGAGTACGTGGCCGTCGCGGCCGCCGCACTCCGGCTCGACCGGCCGGTGCGCTGGGTCGAGAACCGCACCGAGCACTTCCTCGGCGGCACCCACGGACGCGGCCTGCACCACACGGTCACGCTGTCCGGCGACCCCGACGGTCGGGTGCGCCGCGCCCGCGTCGAGATCGTCGCCGACCTCGGCGCCTACCCGCACAACGGGTCCCAGGTGCCGTTGTTCGCGCGGTTCGTCGCCGGCGGCCTCTACGACCTTCCCGACCTGTCGGTGACGACCCGGATGGTGGTCACCAACCGGGCGCCGACTGGTTCGTACCGGGGGGCCGGCCGGCCGGAGGCCGCCTACGCCATCGAACGCGCGATGGAGGCCTACGCCCGTGCCTGCGGCCTCGACCCCGCCGAGGTCCGTCGCCGCAACCTCGTCGCGCCCGACCGCATGCCCTACCGGGCGGCCACCGGGGCGCTGTACGACAGCGGGGACTATCCGGCCGCGCTCGACCTCGCCCTGCGCCTGGCCGACTACGACGCCGTGCGCGCCGAGCAGGCACAGCGGCGGGCCCGTGGCGACCACGGACTTGGCATCGGGATCGGCGCCTTCGTCGAGCGGGCCGGCGGCGCCATCGGCTCGGACGAGTACGCGCGGGTCGAACTCGCCGACGACGGCCACGTCGTGGTGCGCACCGGCACCTGCGCCACCGGCCAGGGACACCGCACCGTCTGGTCCCAGCTGACCTCCGCGGTGCTCGGCGTGGCCGCCGACACCGTCGAGGTCGTCGCCGGCGACACGGACGCGGTCGCGGACGGCATCGGCTCCTTCGCGAGCCGCTCGGCCCAGGTCGGCGGCTCGGCGATCCACCTCGCGGCCGGCCGCCTGCGCGACCGGTTGCGCGACCTCGCCGCCGAACACCTCGAGGTGGACCCCGCGGACCTGCAGTTCCGCGACGGCGAGGTCGCCGTGACCGGTGCGCCGCAGGTCGCCGTCACGCTGGCCGACCTCGGCCGGCTCGCCGCCGAGCACGGCGTCGCCGTGCACGAGGAGGAGCGGTTCGACCCGCAGGCGCAGACCTTCCCGTACGGCGTCCACGTCGCGGTCGTCGAGGTGGACGGCGCCACCGGCAGGGTCGAGATCCGCAAGCTGGTCGCCGTCGACGACTGCGGCAACGTGCTGCACCCCGAGATCGTCGAGGGGCAGGTCGTCGGCTCGCTGATGCAGGGCATCGCCCAGGCGCTGTACGAGGGACTGCAGTACGAGGACGGCCAACTGCGGACCACCACGTTCGCCGAGTACCACGTACCGACCGCCATGGAGGCGCCACCGATCGTCAGCGACCGGCTCGTCAGCCCCGCGCCGTCGAACCCGCTCGGGGTCAAGGGCTCCGGCGAGTCGGGGTGCATCGGCGCGCCACCCGCGATCGTCAACGCGGTCCTCGACGCGCTCGAGCCGCTGGGGGTCGACGACCTCCAGATGCCGTTGACGGCCCGGACGGTCTGGAGCGCCATCCAGCGCGCCCGTCGGTCGTGA
- a CDS encoding isoprenyl transferase, producing the protein MGVADVVYRVYERRLAEELSGGPLPQHVGVILDGNRRFARERGLDDPSRGHALGAARIDPFLRWCSELGIPYVTLWLLSTENLARDDAEVSQLLTIIEETVRRLASNGRGLRLTAVGALDLLPEDTRRALADVEAATADNDALRVQVAVGYGGRQEITDALRKLLLAGAEAGRSLEDVARELCPEDIGDHLYTTGLPDPDLIIRTSGEVRLSGFLLWQSAHSEYYFCDAYWPDFRRIDFLRALRDYQRRSRRYGR; encoded by the coding sequence ATGGGTGTTGCTGACGTCGTCTACCGGGTCTACGAGCGACGGCTCGCCGAGGAACTCTCGGGCGGGCCGCTGCCGCAGCATGTCGGCGTGATCCTCGACGGCAACCGCCGCTTCGCCCGCGAACGCGGCCTCGACGACCCCAGCCGCGGGCATGCCCTGGGGGCCGCACGGATCGACCCGTTCCTGCGCTGGTGCAGCGAACTCGGGATCCCGTACGTGACGCTGTGGCTGCTCTCCACGGAGAACCTCGCCCGCGACGACGCCGAGGTCAGCCAGCTGCTGACCATCATCGAGGAGACCGTCCGGCGGCTCGCCAGCAACGGTCGCGGGCTACGACTGACCGCCGTCGGTGCGCTCGACCTGCTGCCCGAGGACACCCGGCGCGCCCTCGCCGACGTCGAGGCGGCCACCGCCGACAACGACGCGCTGCGGGTCCAGGTCGCGGTCGGCTACGGCGGGCGCCAGGAGATCACCGACGCGCTGCGCAAGCTGTTGCTCGCCGGCGCCGAGGCTGGCCGCTCCCTCGAGGACGTCGCCCGCGAACTGTGTCCCGAGGACATCGGCGACCACCTCTACACCACGGGGCTGCCCGACCCCGACCTGATCATCCGCACCTCCGGCGAGGTCCGCCTGTCCGGCTTCCTGCTGTGGCAGTCGGCCCACAGCGAGTACTACTTCTGCGACGCCTACTGGCCCGACTTCCGCCGCATCGACTTCCTCCGCGCCCTCCGCGACTACCAGCGTCGATCCCGCCGCTACGGTCGCTGA
- a CDS encoding phosphoenolpyruvate carboxykinase produces the protein MTFALPQAKSVVANPTQAELREWVLEYMPRVTETEFGNLNYQARILARLTPSTFFVSDEPTGKQVMPRAEAQQWAEKQDAYIAEQDMVLIEGYVGPDPAFRTGTRLFMEKANSNVPAMQQQLYFDRDDDWTPEFTVIYTPGFRVPEHHEECLILVDLDNYVTRVFGSDYFGESKMGSLRMWNKLVYDRGGLAMHSGAKTFPAESTPDGNERLALIIGLSGTGKTTTTFRNVKGSLPVQDDFIALMPGGTVYTTENGCFAKSFGLDPDDEPTIYGGATRPDAWLESVAVDPETGKVDFFDDSYTANGRVTFPMANIRHRDPKDLPKAHYLFILNRNENLIPAVAKLHPEQAAYYFMLGETKGTSAGGAHEAGKNLRVPGTNPFWFEEESSMGNRFLELLETCDLEVYLFNTGRIGGGDDDDRSKKVRIPHSAAVQEAIVDGTIEWEEDPDFGYLVASTLPGIDDEELLQPRKLYERQGRMDEYRALVDKLETERAEYLAKFATLDQSIVKAG, from the coding sequence GTGACGTTCGCGTTGCCGCAAGCCAAGTCCGTCGTAGCCAACCCCACGCAGGCCGAGCTCCGGGAATGGGTGCTCGAGTACATGCCGCGCGTGACCGAAACGGAGTTCGGGAACCTCAACTACCAGGCGCGGATCCTGGCCCGGTTGACGCCTTCGACGTTCTTCGTGTCCGACGAACCGACGGGCAAGCAGGTCATGCCCCGTGCCGAGGCGCAGCAGTGGGCCGAGAAGCAGGACGCCTACATCGCCGAGCAGGACATGGTGCTGATCGAGGGCTACGTCGGCCCCGACCCGGCGTTCCGCACCGGGACGCGCCTGTTCATGGAGAAGGCCAACAGCAACGTCCCGGCGATGCAGCAGCAGCTGTACTTCGACCGCGACGACGACTGGACGCCGGAGTTCACCGTCATCTACACCCCCGGCTTCCGCGTGCCCGAACACCACGAGGAGTGCCTGATCCTCGTCGACCTCGACAACTACGTCACCCGGGTGTTCGGCTCGGACTACTTCGGTGAGTCCAAGATGGGCTCGCTGCGGATGTGGAACAAGCTGGTCTACGACCGTGGCGGGCTGGCGATGCACTCGGGGGCGAAGACGTTCCCGGCCGAGTCGACCCCCGACGGCAACGAGCGGCTCGCGCTGATCATCGGTCTCTCCGGTACCGGCAAGACGACCACCACGTTCCGCAACGTCAAGGGCTCGCTGCCCGTGCAGGACGACTTCATCGCGTTGATGCCGGGCGGCACCGTCTACACCACCGAGAACGGCTGCTTCGCGAAGTCCTTCGGGCTCGACCCCGACGACGAGCCGACCATCTACGGCGGCGCGACGCGGCCCGACGCCTGGCTCGAGTCCGTCGCCGTCGATCCCGAGACCGGCAAGGTCGACTTCTTCGACGACAGCTACACCGCCAACGGCCGGGTGACGTTCCCGATGGCGAACATCCGCCACCGCGACCCCAAGGACCTGCCGAAGGCGCACTACCTGTTCATCCTCAACCGCAACGAGAACCTGATCCCCGCGGTCGCCAAGCTGCACCCGGAGCAGGCGGCCTACTACTTCATGCTCGGCGAGACGAAGGGCACCTCGGCCGGAGGCGCCCACGAGGCCGGCAAGAACCTGCGCGTGCCCGGCACCAACCCGTTCTGGTTCGAGGAGGAGTCCTCGATGGGCAACCGGTTCCTCGAACTGCTCGAGACCTGCGACCTCGAGGTCTACCTGTTCAACACCGGCCGGATCGGCGGCGGGGACGACGACGACCGTTCGAAGAAGGTCCGCATCCCCCACTCGGCGGCCGTGCAGGAGGCGATCGTCGACGGCACGATCGAGTGGGAGGAGGACCCCGACTTCGGCTACCTCGTCGCCTCGACGCTGCCGGGCATCGACGACGAGGAACTGCTGCAGCCGCGCAAGCTCTACGAGCGTCAGGGCCGCATGGACGAGTACCGCGCCCTGGTCGACAAGCTCGAGACCGAGCGCGCGGAGTACCTCGCCAAGTTCGCCACGCTGGACCAGAGCATCGTCAAGGCCGGCTGA
- a CDS encoding LuxR C-terminal-related transcriptional regulator: MHRSGPILGDPDAVMPPIEPAAESAAGDLLLTAPQYETSTTILVCDARPVFRAGLRTLLAEQEVAGECGVDAVVEHLQLLRPTILVAGLRDDDPETFRVVATAKALHEHLRVLVVADGATVIDLREAVIAGVDSFLLTSASADELRDAVARTAAGERIISPSIAMQLAGSWRQEPRESGASALTPRELEVLQLLAEGLTNQQVGLRLGLSARTVKTHVQNLLVKLDVPDRTGAVARAFRLGLIR, translated from the coding sequence GTGCATCGAAGCGGTCCCATCCTCGGCGACCCTGATGCGGTCATGCCCCCGATCGAGCCGGCGGCCGAGTCGGCGGCGGGCGACCTGCTGCTGACGGCGCCGCAGTACGAGACCTCCACGACGATCCTGGTCTGTGATGCGCGTCCGGTGTTCCGCGCCGGCCTACGGACCCTGCTCGCCGAACAGGAGGTGGCCGGGGAGTGCGGCGTCGACGCCGTCGTCGAGCACCTGCAACTGCTGCGTCCGACGATCCTGGTGGCGGGCCTGCGCGACGACGACCCCGAGACCTTCCGCGTCGTCGCGACCGCGAAGGCCCTGCACGAACACCTGCGCGTGCTGGTCGTCGCCGACGGCGCCACCGTCATCGACCTGCGCGAGGCCGTGATCGCCGGCGTCGACAGCTTCCTGCTCACCAGCGCCAGCGCGGACGAGCTGCGTGACGCCGTCGCGCGGACCGCTGCCGGCGAACGAATCATCTCCCCCTCGATCGCGATGCAGCTGGCCGGCTCGTGGCGGCAGGAACCGCGCGAGTCCGGTGCGTCGGCCCTGACGCCCCGCGAGCTCGAGGTGCTGCAGCTGCTCGCCGAGGGCCTGACCAACCAGCAGGTGGGGCTGCGGCTCGGCCTGTCGGCGCGCACGGTCAAGACCCACGTGCAGAACCTGCTGGTCAAGCTCGACGTGCCCGATCGCACCGGGGCGGTCGCGCGCGCGTTCCGGTTGGGCCTGATCCGCTAG
- a CDS encoding bacterioferritin-associated ferredoxin, with amino-acid sequence MCHCNVVSDRTIRAAIADGAADVDAVGARCGAGDACGGCVPTIEALLAEAAAAIRTPELVGLRQAARRRLAGHTSFSPGPALARPAAG; translated from the coding sequence GTGTGCCACTGCAACGTCGTGAGCGACCGCACCATCCGTGCCGCGATCGCCGACGGTGCCGCCGACGTCGACGCCGTCGGCGCGCGCTGCGGTGCCGGCGACGCCTGTGGGGGATGCGTGCCCACCATCGAGGCATTGCTCGCCGAGGCCGCAGCCGCGATCCGGACCCCCGAGCTGGTCGGCCTGCGCCAGGCCGCGCGTCGGCGTCTGGCCGGCCACACCTCCTTCAGCCCGGGGCCGGCACTGGCCCGGCCGGCGGCCGGCTGA
- a CDS encoding YeiH family protein, producing the protein MPGLVLAAVVTAAAFAVAAAFARADGPRLSPVFIAVLVGLLLSLSVPELTGGRAVPGFRLATRGLLRLAIVLLGLRFSLGVVLEVGARGLLVVLAVVATGLTFGVVVGRRLGASPRLAWLVGIGTAICGTSAIAAAAPIVGAEEDEVSVASVIITVFGTAAMVVLPVVGHRLGMDADTFGVLAGAGVHDAAQAIAAGFSFGPEAGGTATIVKLARTSLLVPVLLVLSVVHGRRRGAVTADGGRVRIRVPWYLVGFVAAAAVRTLGDRVLGDAGGWVALLDAVATSTTALLVLAMAAFGLQTRLSALREVGPRAVAAGLTTAVACAVVATLGALTLT; encoded by the coding sequence GTGCCCGGCCTCGTCCTGGCCGCCGTGGTCACCGCGGCGGCGTTCGCGGTCGCGGCGGCCTTCGCACGAGCCGACGGCCCCCGCCTCAGCCCCGTCTTCATCGCCGTGCTCGTCGGACTCCTGCTGTCGCTGTCCGTGCCCGAGCTCACCGGCGGACGCGCCGTCCCGGGATTCCGCCTGGCCACTCGCGGGCTGCTGCGCCTGGCCATCGTGCTGCTCGGGCTGCGCTTCAGCCTCGGCGTGGTGCTGGAGGTCGGGGCACGCGGCCTGCTGGTGGTGCTGGCCGTCGTGGCCACCGGGCTCACCTTCGGCGTCGTGGTCGGCCGCCGGCTCGGCGCGTCGCCGCGTCTGGCCTGGCTCGTCGGAATCGGCACGGCCATCTGCGGCACCAGCGCCATCGCCGCCGCGGCACCCATCGTGGGAGCCGAGGAGGACGAGGTCTCGGTCGCCTCGGTCATCATCACCGTGTTCGGCACCGCGGCGATGGTGGTGCTGCCCGTCGTGGGGCACCGGCTGGGCATGGACGCCGACACCTTCGGGGTCCTGGCCGGCGCCGGCGTCCACGACGCCGCGCAGGCCATCGCCGCGGGATTCAGCTTCGGCCCGGAGGCCGGCGGCACCGCCACGATCGTCAAGCTGGCACGCACGAGCCTGCTGGTGCCGGTGCTGCTGGTGCTCAGCGTGGTCCACGGTCGGCGCCGGGGCGCCGTGACGGCCGACGGCGGGCGCGTCCGGATCCGGGTGCCGTGGTACCTCGTCGGGTTCGTCGCCGCCGCGGCGGTACGCACCCTGGGGGACCGGGTGCTCGGTGACGCCGGCGGGTGGGTGGCGCTGTTGGACGCGGTCGCCACCTCGACCACCGCGCTGCTGGTGTTGGCCATGGCCGCCTTCGGGCTGCAGACGCGGCTGTCCGCGCTGCGCGAGGTCGGCCCCCGCGCCGTCGCGGCCGGGCTGACGACCGCCGTCGCCTGCGCCGTCGTCGCCACCCTCGGCGCCCTCACCCTGACCTGA
- the greA gene encoding transcription elongation factor GreA has product MAETWLSQEAFDRLKDELETLKTEGRPQISAEIEVARGHGDLKENAEYHSAKEEQGKMEARIRQLEALLRDAKIGQPKDTDEVRPGLVVVLDVDGDEEVYLVGSREDHHDELEILSADSPMGTAVVGAKQGDKVSFTTPTGVTLDVEVREIRTP; this is encoded by the coding sequence GTGGCCGAGACGTGGCTGAGCCAGGAGGCGTTCGACCGTCTCAAGGACGAGCTCGAGACGCTCAAGACCGAGGGTCGTCCCCAGATCTCCGCGGAGATCGAGGTCGCGCGTGGCCACGGCGATCTCAAGGAGAACGCCGAGTACCACTCCGCCAAGGAGGAGCAGGGCAAGATGGAGGCGCGCATCCGGCAGCTCGAGGCGCTGCTGCGCGACGCCAAGATCGGTCAGCCGAAGGACACCGACGAGGTGCGTCCCGGGCTGGTCGTGGTGCTCGACGTCGACGGTGACGAAGAGGTCTACCTGGTCGGCTCGCGCGAGGACCACCACGACGAGCTCGAGATCCTCTCGGCGGACTCGCCGATGGGGACGGCGGTGGTGGGCGCCAAACAGGGCGACAAGGTCAGCTTCACGACCCCGACCGGCGTGACGCTCGATGTCGAGGTGCGCGAGATCCGGACCCCGTAG
- a CDS encoding ABC transporter ATP-binding protein: MDEWDQAVSLRGIGVRVDGATLLADVDLEVARGEHLAVLGPNGSGKTTLLRVLSTHRFPTVGEASVLGARFGRTDLRALRARIGFVSTALDELLHVRAPALPLVAAAVTGGLWPPPTVLDDPVVADAAQRALTRVGAGHLAQRRVDTLSQGERQRVRIARALAADPDLLLLDEPFAGLDLGGRESLLRDLDAVLAEPGGPTTVLVTHHLEELPRGVRSALLLREGRPVASGAVDEVLRDGPVSRCFGLAVAVGATQGRFTARAVAADTNLARSTDR; encoded by the coding sequence ATGGACGAGTGGGACCAGGCGGTGTCTTTGCGCGGGATCGGCGTCCGCGTCGACGGTGCGACGCTGCTGGCCGACGTCGACCTCGAGGTTGCCCGCGGCGAGCACCTCGCCGTCCTCGGCCCCAACGGTTCCGGCAAGACCACGCTGTTGCGCGTCCTGTCCACCCACCGCTTTCCCACGGTCGGCGAGGCGAGCGTCCTCGGCGCCCGGTTCGGACGGACCGACCTGCGGGCGCTGCGCGCCAGGATCGGCTTCGTCAGCACGGCCCTCGACGAGCTGTTGCACGTGCGCGCACCGGCGCTTCCGCTGGTGGCCGCCGCGGTGACCGGCGGCCTGTGGCCGCCCCCGACGGTGCTCGACGACCCCGTCGTCGCCGACGCCGCGCAGCGGGCGCTGACGCGGGTGGGCGCCGGGCACCTCGCGCAGCGGCGGGTCGACACGCTCTCGCAGGGGGAGCGGCAACGGGTCCGGATCGCACGTGCCCTGGCGGCCGACCCGGACCTGCTGCTGCTCGACGAGCCGTTCGCCGGCCTCGACCTCGGCGGTCGCGAGTCGTTGCTGCGCGACCTCGACGCGGTGCTGGCCGAACCGGGCGGGCCCACCACCGTCCTGGTCACCCACCACCTCGAGGAGTTGCCCCGAGGCGTCCGCTCCGCCCTGTTGCTTCGCGAGGGGAGACCGGTGGCTTCGGGCGCCGTGGACGAGGTGCTGCGTGACGGCCCCGTGTCGCGGTGCTTCGGGCTCGCGGTGGCGGTCGGCGCGACCCAGGGGAGGTTCACGGCCCGCGCGGTGGCCGCCGACACGAACCTGGCGCGTTCGACAGACAGGTGA
- a CDS encoding acetyl-CoA C-acetyltransferase, translating to MPEAVIAAAARTPIGRAFKGSMTELRPDDLTATIIQAAMDQVPSLSPSDVVDLHLGCGLPGGEQGFNMARVVTTLLGWEVPGTTVTRYCSSSLQTTRMAFHAIKAGEGDVFVSAGVEMVSRFVKGNSDSLPDTNNPRFADAQARTQRTAEAGADRWEPADGLPDIYIPMGQTAENVAALRGVSREDQDDFAYASQTRYAKADAEGFWEREITPIQLPNGQTLAKDDSPRPGTEREKLAELQPVFRPNGTVTAGNACPLNDGAAALVIMSDTKAAQLGIQPLARIVSTGVSALDPEIMGLGPVGAIRQALDHAGMTIDDMDIVEINEAFAAQVIPSARELGIDFDKLNPHGGAIAVGHPFGMTGARITGTLLNGLRHRDATFGLESMCVGGGQGMAMVVERLA from the coding sequence ATGCCCGAAGCCGTGATCGCCGCCGCCGCCCGAACCCCCATCGGTCGCGCCTTCAAGGGCTCGATGACCGAGCTGCGACCCGACGACCTCACCGCCACCATCATCCAGGCGGCGATGGACCAGGTGCCGTCGCTGTCCCCGTCCGACGTGGTGGACCTGCACCTCGGCTGTGGCCTGCCCGGTGGTGAACAGGGCTTCAACATGGCCCGCGTCGTCACCACCCTGCTGGGCTGGGAGGTGCCCGGGACCACGGTCACGCGCTACTGCTCCTCGTCGCTGCAGACCACCCGGATGGCGTTCCACGCCATCAAGGCCGGCGAGGGCGACGTGTTCGTCTCGGCCGGCGTCGAGATGGTCTCGCGCTTCGTCAAGGGCAACTCCGACTCGCTGCCCGACACCAACAACCCCCGTTTCGCCGACGCGCAGGCCCGCACGCAGCGCACCGCCGAAGCGGGCGCGGACCGCTGGGAGCCGGCCGACGGGCTGCCCGACATCTACATCCCGATGGGCCAGACCGCGGAGAACGTCGCCGCCCTCCGGGGCGTGTCCCGCGAGGACCAGGACGACTTCGCGTACGCGTCCCAGACCCGCTACGCCAAGGCGGACGCCGAGGGATTCTGGGAGCGCGAGATCACCCCGATCCAGCTGCCGAACGGCCAGACCCTGGCGAAGGACGACTCGCCGCGGCCGGGCACCGAGCGTGAGAAGCTGGCGGAGCTGCAGCCGGTGTTCCGGCCGAACGGCACCGTCACGGCCGGCAACGCCTGTCCGCTCAACGACGGCGCCGCCGCTCTGGTGATCATGAGCGACACCAAGGCGGCCCAGCTTGGCATCCAGCCGCTCGCGCGGATCGTGTCGACCGGGGTGTCGGCGCTCGACCCCGAGATCATGGGGCTCGGTCCGGTCGGTGCGATCCGCCAGGCACTCGACCACGCCGGCATGACGATCGACGACATGGACATCGTCGAGATCAACGAGGCGTTCGCCGCCCAGGTCATCCCGTCGGCCCGCGAGCTCGGGATCGACTTCGACAAGCTCAACCCGCACGGCGGCGCCATCGCCGTCGGCCATCCGTTCGGGATGACCGGTGCCCGCATCACCGGCACCCTGCTCAACGGCCTGCGTCACCGCGACGCCACCTTCGGCCTGGAGTCGATGTGCGTCGGTGGCGGCCAGGGCATGGCGATGGTGGTCGAGCGGCTGGCATGA
- the bfr gene encoding bacterioferritin, giving the protein MARGDERIIELLNDILTFELTLINQYWLNYRMLDSWGLYGLGAVFKKYSLEEMEDADRYIDRILFLQGHPNLQRMNTVQVGETAQEMLQLAMAREAEAVDKLNAGIALCLEVGDNGTRELLAEAVREEEEHLDFYETQLDAIELVGLQNWLAQFTLGAE; this is encoded by the coding sequence ATGGCACGTGGCGACGAGCGGATCATCGAACTGCTCAACGACATCCTCACGTTCGAGCTGACGCTCATCAACCAGTACTGGCTCAACTACCGCATGCTCGACAGCTGGGGCCTGTACGGGCTCGGCGCGGTGTTCAAGAAGTACTCCCTCGAAGAGATGGAGGACGCCGACCGCTACATCGACCGGATCCTGTTCCTCCAGGGGCACCCCAACCTGCAGCGCATGAACACGGTGCAGGTCGGCGAAACCGCGCAGGAGATGCTGCAGCTCGCCATGGCCCGCGAGGCCGAAGCCGTCGACAAGCTCAACGCGGGCATCGCGCTGTGCCTCGAGGTCGGCGACAACGGCACGCGCGAGCTGCTCGCCGAGGCCGTGCGCGAGGAGGAGGAGCACCTCGACTTCTACGAGACCCAGCTCGACGCCATCGAGCTGGTCGGGCTGCAGAACTGGCTGGCGCAGTTCACCCTCGGTGCGGAGTAG
- a CDS encoding DUF6027 family protein — protein MTERLELQRWDGPAGDDAFAGLRADVAAYGHLDPLETLRGLSEASGLPVGALAHYVLARWASGGSEALLELGVSGVDHLARLVAEAERAGTDAARLAAYAAMRDVVAWLRAGIDADPDTPTDD, from the coding sequence ATGACCGAGCGGCTGGAGCTGCAGCGCTGGGACGGTCCGGCCGGCGACGACGCCTTCGCCGGGCTGCGCGCCGACGTCGCGGCGTACGGGCACCTCGATCCGCTCGAGACGCTGCGTGGACTGAGCGAGGCGAGCGGGCTGCCCGTGGGCGCCCTCGCGCACTACGTCCTGGCGCGCTGGGCGAGCGGGGGGAGCGAGGCGCTGCTCGAACTCGGGGTCTCGGGTGTCGACCACCTTGCCCGCCTGGTCGCCGAGGCGGAACGGGCGGGGACCGACGCCGCGAGGCTGGCGGCCTACGCCGCGATGCGTGACGTCGTCGCCTGGCTCCGCGCCGGCATCGACGCCGACCCGGACACGCCGACGGACGACTAG